One segment of bacterium DNA contains the following:
- a CDS encoding VOC family protein: MPRVIHFDLMSEQPEKLVEFCTNAFGWNAVKWDGPMEYWLVGTGDRSKPGIDGGIGRGKPVDQVVLTLDATDLDAAIARAVAAGAKLVQPRGPIPGIGWYAAVQAPDGNMFGLMQDDPSAK; the protein is encoded by the coding sequence ATGCCCCGCGTTATACACTTCGACCTGATGTCCGAACAGCCGGAGAAGCTGGTTGAGTTCTGCACCAACGCCTTCGGCTGGAACGCAGTGAAATGGGATGGCCCGATGGAGTACTGGCTGGTGGGAACTGGCGACCGGTCAAAGCCCGGTATCGACGGCGGCATCGGACGCGGTAAGCCTGTGGACCAGGTCGTGCTTACCCTCGACGCTACTGACCTCGACGCGGCTATCGCCAGGGCGGTAGCGGCCGGCGCGAAGCTCGTGCAGCCCCGTGGCCCGATTCCCGGAATAGGATGGTACGCCGCAGTCCAAGCTCCGGACGGGAACATGTTTGGTCTGATGCAGGACGACCCGTCGGCCAAGTAG